In the genome of Granulibacter bethesdensis CGDNIH1, one region contains:
- the rplA gene encoding 50S ribosomal protein L1, with translation MAHNKRLKAARASVDSTKFYPLTEAVALAKTNARAKFDETIEISLNLGIDPRHADQMVRGLVSLPNGTGKTLRVGVFARGPKAEEAKAAGADVVGAEDLAELVQNGTIEFDRCIATPDMMALVGRLGKILGPRGLMPNPKLGTVTMDVKGAVTAAKSGQIEFRAEKAGIIHAGIGKASFDADKLVENIRALVDAIQKAKPTGAKGTYLQKAALSSSMGPGMRLDVSSLTV, from the coding sequence ATGGCACATAACAAGCGTCTGAAAGCGGCCCGCGCGTCCGTCGACAGCACAAAATTCTATCCGTTGACCGAGGCTGTGGCGCTGGCGAAGACCAACGCCCGTGCGAAGTTCGACGAGACGATCGAAATCTCCCTGAACCTCGGCATTGATCCGCGTCATGCGGACCAGATGGTGCGTGGTCTGGTCTCGCTGCCGAATGGCACAGGCAAGACCCTGCGCGTCGGCGTGTTTGCCCGTGGCCCGAAGGCCGAGGAAGCGAAAGCTGCCGGTGCCGATGTGGTCGGCGCTGAGGATCTGGCGGAGCTGGTGCAGAACGGCACCATTGAGTTCGATCGCTGCATTGCGACCCCCGATATGATGGCTCTGGTTGGTCGTCTGGGCAAAATCCTTGGTCCGCGCGGCCTGATGCCGAACCCGAAGCTCGGCACTGTGACCATGGACGTCAAGGGTGCGGTGACTGCGGCCAAGTCCGGTCAGATCGAGTTCCGTGCCGAAAAGGCCGGTATTATCCATGCCGGTATCGGCAAGGCGAGCTTTGATGCCGATAAGCTGGTCGAGAACATCCGCGCTCTGGTCGATGCTATCCAAAAGGCGAAGCCGACCGGTGCGAAGGGAACCTATCTTCAGAAAGCAGCGCTCAGCTCCTCCATGGGGCCTGGCATGCGTCTGGATGTATCGTCCCTGACGGTCTGA
- the rplL gene encoding 50S ribosomal protein L7/L12 — MADLSNLVEQLSSLTVLEAAELSKLLEEKWGVSAAAPVAVAAAPAAGAAAAPAEEQTEFTVILAKAGDKKINVIKEIRTITGLGLKEAKDLVEGAPKTVKEGVNKDEAEKIKKVLEEQGAAVEIK; from the coding sequence ATGGCTGATCTGTCAAACCTGGTTGAGCAGCTGTCCAGCCTGACCGTCCTCGAGGCGGCTGAGCTGTCCAAGCTGTTGGAAGAAAAGTGGGGCGTCTCCGCCGCCGCTCCGGTCGCCGTGGCTGCTGCCCCGGCTGCTGGCGCTGCTGCTGCCCCGGCTGAAGAGCAGACCGAGTTCACTGTCATCCTGGCGAAGGCCGGCGACAAGAAGATCAACGTCATCAAGGAAATCCGCACCATCACCGGCCTGGGCCTGAAGGAAGCCAAGGATCTGGTCGAAGGCGCGCCGAAGACCGTGAAGGAAGGCGTGAACAAGGACGAGGCCGAGAAGATCAAGAAGGTGCTGGAAGAGCAGGGCGCCGCTGTCGAGATCAAATAA
- a CDS encoding AIDA repeat-containing protein, translating to MSQLIISSGQTSSGIVVDQSGSINQLAVINGGIAIGTIVQPRVTIYTESGGITSNSQIGTWGASLIFSGGIDRNATVSGFAAALGVLEGGAANRTIIDGGARMDVYGYASEASIVSGTVNVSQGGSLDGADLIAGTVNVSSGGIATSTVIHNGALEHVYTGGTAVSAVISRGGSLVIDSGGTIDGATSIVSGQLTLNNQAALASGFYISDFDSSDVIDINNLQFSSGNTSVTYTSGNNPTATITNGTDRFTLALRATLSGTEKLKTIADSDGSTLLVIRGNTVSVGNNTVSSGLLLKNDASADYLNGIVMGGGIASATQVQSGSLLTVQYGGQAISTVLTQGGALDNYGATSGTIVSDSSTETIEGPGFHSLYSPIAISTMVQSGGSQIVHGTASGTQIENGGSQSVIGPSAIAQNTIISSGGILQAGGVAIWSSGGITSGTQVLNGGIERIYGPYSTSIPASYGAYATTVSSGGIQEVRGGGTAFNTTVLDGGVQHVMYDSSWRVGGIVSGTVISGAGTLIVDSGAKIKGAIGLSGTGSKIVLNSTDSYSSFLSIYGFSEGDSIDFNNISYSSNAQISYNSGELIVSASGIQYTLLLSQPQTDPGWQFVSYADQTDGSTLIKALNRYYYTSSGEVLSNFTLGADLSTSATQLFAVQYSMVQSSYISSGGIAHISSGASTYSNVILSGGSQIIESGAYAISSLVSAGGIQSVTGIASNTQLYGAETVSGSSVDAAIFNGGVQIVANGGSVENTLVQSGGLQTLSEGGTATSVSIMDGGSQTVLSGGSSFFTTISDGGHLIISSGGLASTTTISGSGTLEVASGGLLSDMVYMAGSGSLLKIDAPSSLAANPLISGFDEGDRLDLGSINATAAGTLVSIDSTSANNDNISYLSVTSGQDTYRLRLSGDYTGWGVSSSSDAQDQSLLLTARRLGIIVTSAADSLSIGGSNPQNYMWVMGQSWSGNTQYTGFATSSTVGANGVQLVLGYAGQTAISSGGTQRVSAGGRASASIIHSGGLQYVYQGGVASNSVIDGAGTLTVQNGGTLSGTLTMSGTGARLEIASPTALASGAQINGFSNGDIIDLNALRYMQGSRTVSYDNTSHLLTISGSGQAYHLKLQGDYSGWAFSETQDSGDGSTLITGRQESIIVSSGITSSSVLLDTSTVSSMLVMNGGIASGTTVNSGGMQIISSGGTAANTIVSGNGTLIVSSGGHLSGTIDLEGTGGLLQINDPAASQNAIIQGFSNGDYIDLNTLSYTSAVSATIDSATDRLTVTDGTTSYTLQLTGNYAAKRVAVIQDSDGSSKLAIEDSLTPTITGFNSNQSGTDQVPLSILSGVAVSQQSGEGITAAVTITGASGTFTDPSLYGTVSADGKTFTISGSPAHVTNVLNTLTFTQTAGQAATGQVTTSAINLTVTNNAGTTSRSGIIALRSALLPFADQVFSAVDPNTIITATATLGANAEGTYSHLGNGTLSADGKTYTVTGTVSQVSTALQQLAFSPLHPESVSLSPQVQTSASAPITIQNNSSTPRLLVGGSSRDLIMGGSGADTLVSGPNGGTLNAYGRGSQLVGGGGSTNFVDHVGNTTIYGGQGHDTIEAVGAGSKILTGQAGSQVQLVGDGNLTWSQGADTIYAAGAANTVVGSNAGVYMTTGNSTTFINGTGASTVVGSITESGSPTLFGGAGDLTYYAGNARGLVILDSGNATVATGSANTTVFNGSGHVLYFGNTGYPNTSDTIEGGTGNVTVWSGQNGYFKGGAAGNNLIQAGNNSTVTGGGNGDVLTSRGQNNILIAGSGQETLDGSQGSGTIMYAGTGDNTLIGNASQANSAVDLFVLNAGQAGAHYTIQNFHTWEDRIVLNGYGSADIDAAFTNAINTSAGRVFTLSDQSTITLLDVTTIERSAFG from the coding sequence TTGTCGCAATTAATTATCAGTTCAGGCCAGACCTCATCGGGCATTGTCGTTGACCAATCCGGCAGCATTAATCAGCTTGCTGTTATAAATGGAGGCATTGCGATTGGCACAATCGTCCAACCACGCGTTACCATTTACACAGAATCGGGTGGCATCACATCAAACAGTCAGATTGGAACATGGGGTGCCAGCCTGATTTTCAGTGGTGGCATTGACCGCAATGCAACCGTATCCGGTTTTGCAGCAGCATTAGGTGTCTTGGAGGGGGGCGCAGCGAATAGAACCATCATTGATGGAGGCGCCAGAATGGATGTCTATGGCTACGCCTCTGAGGCAAGCATAGTTTCTGGCACCGTCAATGTCAGCCAAGGCGGCAGCCTGGACGGTGCCGACTTGATTGCAGGCACTGTCAATGTTTCCAGCGGTGGAATTGCCACCTCCACCGTCATTCATAACGGTGCATTGGAGCATGTTTACACGGGTGGAACAGCGGTAAGCGCAGTCATCAGTCGTGGCGGTTCCCTGGTGATTGATTCAGGTGGTACTATTGATGGTGCAACCAGCATCGTCAGCGGACAACTGACCCTTAACAATCAGGCTGCTCTGGCAAGCGGGTTTTATATTTCAGATTTTGACTCTTCCGACGTCATCGACATCAATAATCTGCAATTCTCATCGGGCAATACATCGGTTACTTATACATCCGGCAACAATCCAACCGCCACCATAACGAATGGCACAGATCGCTTTACGCTCGCCCTAAGGGCCACTCTGAGCGGCACAGAAAAGCTGAAAACAATTGCGGATTCCGACGGTTCAACACTTCTCGTCATACGGGGGAATACCGTTTCTGTTGGCAACAATACGGTCTCAAGCGGATTGTTGCTGAAAAATGACGCTAGCGCCGATTATCTCAACGGTATCGTTATGGGAGGCGGCATCGCCTCCGCCACACAGGTCCAAAGTGGAAGCCTGCTGACTGTCCAATATGGCGGACAAGCGATCAGCACCGTTCTGACGCAAGGAGGCGCGCTGGACAATTACGGTGCTACATCCGGCACAATTGTCTCTGACAGCAGCACAGAAACCATTGAAGGGCCAGGCTTTCATTCGCTCTACAGCCCGATTGCCATCAGCACGATGGTCCAATCAGGTGGTTCCCAGATTGTTCATGGCACTGCGTCCGGCACTCAGATTGAAAACGGAGGCAGCCAAAGCGTCATAGGGCCATCGGCCATTGCACAAAACACCATTATCAGCAGTGGCGGCATTCTTCAGGCCGGCGGAGTTGCCATATGGTCCAGCGGAGGCATTACCAGCGGAACACAGGTTCTGAATGGCGGCATAGAACGCATTTACGGACCTTACAGCACGTCAATCCCTGCCTCTTACGGTGCCTACGCAACAACCGTCAGCAGTGGCGGCATTCAGGAAGTTCGTGGCGGAGGCACGGCTTTTAACACCACCGTTTTGGATGGTGGGGTGCAGCACGTCATGTATGATTCCAGCTGGCGTGTAGGCGGCATAGTATCGGGCACCGTGATCAGCGGGGCAGGAACTCTGATTGTTGATTCAGGAGCCAAGATAAAGGGAGCGATCGGCCTTTCTGGAACCGGATCCAAAATCGTTCTGAACAGTACAGACAGCTATTCTTCCTTCCTGAGCATATACGGATTCTCCGAGGGAGACAGCATTGATTTCAATAATATTTCCTACTCTTCCAATGCTCAGATCAGTTACAACTCAGGTGAGTTGATTGTTTCCGCTTCCGGCATTCAATACACCCTGCTTCTATCCCAGCCGCAGACAGATCCCGGCTGGCAATTCGTTTCTTATGCGGACCAGACAGATGGCAGCACACTGATCAAAGCTCTGAACCGTTATTATTATACAAGCTCCGGCGAAGTATTGAGCAATTTTACTCTAGGCGCCGATCTGTCCACGTCTGCCACGCAACTTTTTGCTGTACAATATAGTATGGTTCAGTCCAGCTATATTTCCAGCGGTGGCATTGCCCATATAAGCAGTGGCGCATCTACGTATAGCAACGTTATTCTTTCTGGTGGCAGCCAGATTATTGAATCCGGAGCATATGCAATATCGTCCCTGGTTTCTGCCGGCGGTATACAGAGTGTTACCGGAATCGCCTCTAATACACAGCTCTATGGAGCGGAAACGGTCTCCGGCTCTTCAGTGGATGCTGCTATTTTCAATGGTGGTGTACAAATCGTTGCCAACGGTGGCTCCGTAGAAAACACTCTTGTTCAAAGTGGTGGGCTCCAGACCCTATCAGAAGGGGGAACCGCTACCAGCGTTTCCATCATGGATGGAGGCAGCCAGACTGTTCTTTCCGGTGGCTCATCATTCTTTACAACAATAAGCGATGGCGGCCATCTGATTATCTCTTCAGGTGGACTGGCTTCAACCACGACAATATCAGGCAGCGGAACCCTTGAAGTCGCCAGCGGCGGTCTGTTAAGCGATATGGTCTATATGGCAGGCTCAGGCAGCCTGCTGAAAATAGATGCGCCTTCCTCTCTAGCCGCCAATCCGCTCATTAGCGGGTTTGATGAAGGGGACAGGCTCGACCTTGGCTCTATCAATGCGACTGCGGCCGGAACACTCGTTTCTATCGATTCTACATCCGCCAACAACGATAATATCAGTTATCTGTCCGTCACCAGCGGTCAGGATACGTACCGGCTGCGCCTGTCCGGTGATTATACAGGCTGGGGTGTATCATCATCCTCCGATGCTCAGGACCAGTCTCTTTTGCTGACGGCCCGTCGTCTTGGAATTATCGTGACGTCTGCCGCTGACAGCCTGTCTATCGGGGGCAGCAACCCACAGAATTATATGTGGGTTATGGGACAGAGCTGGAGCGGCAATACACAGTACACAGGCTTTGCAACCAGCAGCACTGTTGGAGCCAATGGTGTACAGCTTGTTCTTGGTTATGCCGGCCAGACAGCTATTTCCAGCGGAGGAACGCAACGTGTTTCCGCAGGCGGAAGAGCCTCTGCCTCCATTATTCATAGTGGTGGGCTGCAATATGTCTATCAAGGTGGCGTTGCATCGAATTCGGTCATCGATGGAGCTGGTACGCTGACCGTCCAGAATGGCGGCACACTTTCTGGAACCCTGACCATGAGCGGAACAGGGGCGAGGCTTGAGATTGCATCACCCACAGCCCTGGCATCAGGCGCACAGATCAATGGCTTCAGCAATGGCGACATTATTGACCTGAATGCACTTCGATACATGCAGGGCAGCAGAACGGTTTCTTATGATAATACCAGTCATTTACTGACTATTTCCGGATCAGGCCAAGCTTATCACCTCAAATTACAGGGTGATTACAGCGGCTGGGCCTTCAGCGAGACACAGGATAGCGGAGATGGAAGCACCCTGATCACCGGCCGTCAGGAAAGTATCATTGTATCGTCGGGGATCACCTCCAGCAGCGTGTTGCTTGATACAAGCACGGTTTCATCGATGCTGGTTATGAACGGAGGGATCGCCAGCGGGACCACTGTCAATAGCGGAGGCATGCAGATAATCTCCTCCGGTGGCACAGCGGCCAATACGATTGTGTCCGGCAACGGAACCCTGATCGTCTCTTCAGGCGGCCATCTGTCCGGAACAATTGATCTGGAGGGTACAGGCGGCCTGCTTCAAATCAATGATCCGGCAGCCAGTCAGAATGCAATCATCCAGGGTTTTTCCAATGGTGATTACATTGACCTCAACACCCTGTCCTATACCAGCGCCGTGTCAGCAACGATTGATAGCGCAACAGATCGTTTGACGGTCACCGATGGCACGACATCGTATACTCTGCAGCTGACAGGCAACTACGCTGCCAAACGGGTTGCCGTGATCCAGGATTCCGATGGCTCCTCCAAACTTGCTATCGAGGATTCACTGACACCAACAATCACTGGCTTCAATTCCAACCAGTCCGGCACAGATCAGGTTCCGCTGTCCATTCTGTCGGGTGTGGCCGTCTCCCAGCAGAGTGGAGAAGGTATAACAGCCGCGGTCACCATCACCGGTGCCAGTGGCACATTTACCGACCCAAGCCTTTATGGAACTGTCAGCGCTGACGGAAAAACTTTCACTATTTCCGGCAGCCCCGCCCACGTCACCAACGTTCTGAATACACTTACATTCACACAGACCGCAGGGCAGGCTGCAACCGGGCAGGTTACAACCTCAGCAATTAACCTGACTGTGACGAATAACGCAGGCACAACATCCCGCAGCGGAATCATAGCCCTGAGATCCGCGTTACTCCCGTTTGCAGATCAGGTTTTCAGCGCGGTTGATCCCAATACCATTATCACGGCCACAGCAACACTGGGGGCCAATGCTGAAGGAACCTATAGTCATCTTGGCAACGGCACGCTGAGCGCTGATGGAAAAACCTATACTGTTACCGGGACCGTCAGTCAGGTCTCGACAGCCCTTCAACAGCTTGCCTTCTCGCCTCTCCATCCTGAAAGCGTTTCGCTTTCTCCCCAGGTTCAGACATCTGCGTCCGCGCCTATTACAATTCAGAACAACTCATCCACTCCCCGCCTGCTGGTAGGGGGCTCATCCCGTGATCTTATTATGGGAGGCAGTGGAGCGGATACGCTGGTCAGCGGGCCGAATGGCGGTACACTGAATGCATACGGCCGCGGGTCGCAGCTTGTTGGTGGAGGCGGAAGTACAAATTTTGTTGATCATGTTGGTAATACTACAATTTATGGCGGCCAGGGACACGATACGATTGAAGCCGTGGGAGCAGGCAGCAAAATCCTGACTGGTCAGGCGGGGAGCCAAGTACAGCTTGTCGGCGATGGCAATCTGACCTGGAGCCAGGGCGCGGATACAATTTACGCGGCCGGTGCTGCCAATACCGTCGTTGGCAGCAATGCCGGCGTCTATATGACGACGGGGAACTCCACGACTTTCATCAATGGAACAGGTGCCAGCACTGTTGTTGGCAGCATCACGGAATCAGGCTCACCCACACTGTTCGGCGGAGCCGGTGATCTGACATATTATGCCGGTAATGCCCGTGGTCTGGTCATTCTGGATTCCGGCAATGCAACTGTTGCCACGGGAAGTGCCAACACAACTGTCTTTAATGGCAGTGGGCACGTGCTTTATTTTGGCAATACAGGTTACCCCAATACGTCCGATACCATCGAAGGCGGCACAGGTAATGTAACTGTATGGAGTGGCCAGAATGGATATTTCAAAGGAGGTGCCGCAGGTAACAATCTTATCCAGGCAGGCAATAACTCAACAGTCACTGGTGGCGGCAACGGGGATGTTCTGACATCACGGGGCCAAAACAATATCCTGATTGCCGGCAGTGGTCAGGAGACACTGGACGGATCACAAGGTTCCGGAACAATCATGTATGCCGGAACAGGCGATAACACGCTGATCGGCAATGCAAGCCAGGCTAATTCAGCTGTTGATCTGTTTGTTCTGAATGCGGGTCAGGCCGGTGCGCATTACACAATCCAGAACTTCCATACCTGGGAAGATCGCATTGTGCTGAACGGTTACGGGTCAGCAGATATTGATGCTGCCTTTACCAACGCCATCAATACATCCGCAGGCAGGGTATTTACCCTATCCGATCAAAGCACAATCACGCTTCTGGACGTGACAACCATTGAAAGAAGCGCCTTTGGTTAA
- the rplK gene encoding 50S ribosomal protein L11 — translation MAKKIVGYVKLQIPAGKANPSPPVGPALGQRGLNIMQFCKEFNAATQAMEPGMPVPVVITAYADRTFSFITKTPPNTYFLLKAAKVQKGSPTVGKSAAVGRVTMSQLREIAETKFQDMNANDIDGAVRMLAGSAKSMGLTVVEG, via the coding sequence ATGGCAAAAAAGATCGTCGGCTACGTCAAGCTGCAGATCCCTGCGGGCAAGGCGAATCCCTCTCCGCCGGTTGGTCCGGCGCTGGGTCAGCGCGGCCTGAACATCATGCAGTTCTGCAAGGAATTCAATGCGGCCACGCAGGCTATGGAACCCGGTATGCCGGTTCCGGTGGTGATCACCGCCTATGCGGACCGCACGTTCAGCTTTATCACCAAAACTCCGCCGAACACCTATTTCCTGCTGAAGGCGGCAAAGGTGCAGAAAGGGTCTCCCACGGTCGGCAAGAGCGCTGCTGTGGGCCGTGTGACCATGTCCCAGCTGCGTGAAATCGCGGAAACCAAGTTCCAGGACATGAACGCGAACGATATTGACGGTGCCGTCCGGATGCTGGCGGGTTCCGCCAAATCCATGGGCCTGACCGTGGTGGAGGGCTGA
- the rplJ gene encoding 50S ribosomal protein L10 codes for MERTEKREFVASLAAVFAETSIVVVTQNKGLTVAEVTELRRRVRAAGANYKVAKNRLANLALEGSQFEGIKPLLKGPTALAWSEDPVAAAKVVVDFAKTNDKLAILGGSLGSQTLDASGVKALADLPSLDTLRAQLVGLISTPATRIAGVLQAPAGQLARVFGAYSKKEEAA; via the coding sequence TTGGAGCGTACGGAGAAGCGAGAATTCGTTGCCTCCCTCGCCGCCGTGTTCGCGGAAACCTCGATTGTTGTCGTCACCCAGAACAAGGGTCTGACGGTGGCAGAGGTGACCGAGCTGCGTCGGCGGGTCAGGGCGGCAGGTGCGAATTACAAGGTCGCCAAGAACCGTCTGGCCAACCTCGCCCTGGAAGGGTCCCAGTTCGAAGGCATCAAGCCGCTGCTGAAAGGTCCGACCGCGCTCGCGTGGTCTGAGGATCCGGTCGCTGCGGCAAAGGTTGTCGTCGACTTCGCCAAGACCAATGACAAGCTGGCTATTCTCGGTGGTTCTCTTGGCAGCCAGACGCTTGATGCGTCCGGCGTCAAGGCGCTTGCCGATCTGCCGTCTCTGGACACGCTGCGCGCGCAGCTGGTGGGTCTCATCTCGACCCCCGCGACGCGTATCGCTGGCGTCCTCCAGGCACCGGCTGGCCAGCTGGCACGGGTCTTCGGGGCTTATTCCAAGAAGGAAGAGGCGGCCTGA